Genomic window (Carassius auratus strain Wakin unplaced genomic scaffold, ASM336829v1 scaf_tig00042559, whole genome shotgun sequence):
GCAATGGTTAGAAGTTAAAAATggcttaatgatgaatttgtttcttataaatataCAGCTTTTGTGTTCTTAAGAtgttaactgctggactggagtgctgtgtattattgtgatgtttttatcagctgtttggactctcattctgacggcacccatccactgaagagcatccgttgatgagacactgatgcaatgcaacatttctccaaatctgatgaagaaacaaatccatctacATCTCGGGTGGCCTGAAGGTGAGAGCAATTGTTAATTTCTGGGTGAGCTATTCCTCTGATAAAACTGTACTTTTAAAGAAGCTTGTCAATgaaggaccaaaaaaaaaaaaaaaactgtatgtacATGAGTGGTTGAattaattttaagataaaaaaaaaacattcaaatttaaatgttacaTGGGGAAAGGGTGCTGTACACTAAAGAAATTTGATCTAGAAACTATTTTCTAATAAATTACACAATTGTATCTTGAAAACATCaggatttaaacatttaaattaatgtagAAGAAACTactaagttaaatttttttttaaagaaaatactatttcagacatttttaaatcaatgtgttacttgctgtttctccataattatttgtcaaatttaatatcagtttctgagtgaaaatgctttcaaagtaaatcctataAGCATAGACTTTTAAGAGTaccgttttttttattatttgatacttttattcagcaagaacacattcaatttatctagaaaatatttatattctacacaaatgccgttcttttgaacattctattcatccgagaatcctgaaaaataaaaacgtatcaggtttccacaaaaatattgcgaagcataaatgttttcaacaatgataataatcagaaatgtttcttgagcagtaaatcatcatattattctgatttctaaagatcatgtgacactgaagactggaggaatgatgctgaaaatacagcggagcatcacagaaatacattacactttaacagatattcacatagaaaatttgctgttttaaatggtaataatattttactgtttttcccTCGGCTCCTCAGGCTTTAATCACAGCTCTTTATGCGCTGTGTTTCCATATTCAGTACTTACTGCTGCCTTAATTGTTTCTGGAGTCAAACTCCACCTTGAcctgatttatacatttttatactcagaaaaaaaaaagaaaaaaaaaaaaaatatatatatatatatatatatatatatatatatatcactggcCTGTTAGTTTAAAGTTGAGGTTCTCAGGTGAAGTCTTtgaatacttttaataatatatatatatatttttttaagcagtATTCCCCTtctggaaaaagaaagaaagaaagcacatTCACGTTCTTccaaatatgctttttaaaatcTTAAGTGAATACAGACACACTCATGAAAAAGTAGCTGTATCATATATTGCACAGGATACACTTGGGAAAAatttaattcaatgcatttcAATTTGATCTCTGCAAACCTTTCTATGTGCTTTTTATCTGAACTTGTAATcagttttatacatttgtaaacattttaatgagatAAACATTAGGAgttgcccttatgaaacaaaaatatattgcagtatattggaaaatataatgtaatatattaggcatatattcttatatatatttatttttccaatgtattgcaatatattgaaagcggcaatcatttgtatattttgcaatatattatagaatgtatcatcaatatattattaaatgtattcaaatattagaaaataaaaagggaaaataatatattaaaatatatcacaatatattttaagaaaaatattggtaaatatattttcctttcataagggTGGTTTGTAAAATAGGTTCTCAGATTCACATTTAGCTTTCTATTGGTTAGTGATGTTCTTGACTTTTCTAAATTGGGGATGAATAAACTCTACAAGCCCAGAGGAGAATCAAAGTTAATCAATTAAGCTGAAAGGGGAGGAGCCACATTAATTCAAAGCTCTACTAAATAGCAAAGCCAACACTGATGTGTATTGTAGCATTGTGCCAAAGTTTGTTAGGATGGGGTTCTTGCAAGGTGTGTTAGTGTTGGTTGTGATTGTGGCTTTTGATCTGAAGAGTGCATTGGGAAGTTTGAAACACCGTCAAAGTCCAAGCAGCAGAAAGCCGCAATCAGCTCCAGCTTCCAGAGTTCCTGATCTTTCTTCTCAAGGGTTCTTGAATCCTTTCCAAAAGGCTTCTCAGCTTCCGAGTCTTGACTACAGAAAATTTGCGCAAGAGCCTCTTGGTCTTCAGGAGAAGCAGCTGTTGCAGGGTCCAGTCAAGCCTTTGGACTGGAAGTTTCCCGTCGTTCCAGAGGTGCAACGTGAGTTGGCGGTGAACTTCCAGTTGAGGAAACCTGTGACTCCCAGTAGTGTGGCTGTTCAATGCAGTGAGGACCGGGTTCATGTGGAGGTAAAGAAGGATATGTTCAGCAATGGTCAACTGATCCAGCCATCTGGTTTGTCTATGGGAGGCTGTCCTGTTGTTGGTGAGGACTCTGCCTCTGGGGTGCTCATCCTCGAATATGCACTACAGGACTGCAATAGTGTGCTGATGGTAAGAACGTTTGTCTGACTGAATTAACCAATAAAAACAAAGCTTCTTCATTGGTGTCAATTGTTAGTTGAACGTTAAAACTCCACAGAACCTTTTCAGTTTCTGAAATCTAATTTGGAGAACTGAAAGTAGTTCTATGGCATGGCTACTAAAAACTACTTTTGATCCTTCAGTGTAGTTGAACCGAACCCATTTGGTAACCACTTCCGTCTCTTACAGATGACTGCGGATGAGCTAGTCTACACCTTTGCTGTTACCTACACCCCTGTGGCATTTGCTGGCACGCCGATTACCCGTACTGAGGGTGCAGTTGTTGGCCTTCAATGCCACTATCAAAGGTAAGCGACTGACTGGATGTCTTCAAGCAGTGTTTCTTGTGGTGTTACAACTGGATGACCATTTGTTTTGGTATCTCCTTGAACGACAGGCTCCATAATGTGAGCAGTGATGCTTTGAATCCAACTTGGGTTCCTTATGCTTCAACGGAGGTTGGCCAGGACGTTTTGGTGTTCTCCATGAACCTCATGCTGGGTTTGTGTAGTTTCTTTAGATCTTAAGCCTTGTGAAATGAGGCTGTGCCTAAACCGTTCTTTCCTCTTGCAGATGACTGGGCCAATCAGAGGCCTTCAAATGTGTACTACTTGGGTGACATTATTAATATTGAGGCATCTGTGAAGGTGTACAACCACGTCCCCctgcgtgtgtttgtggaccGCTGTGTGGCCACCCAAGTACCTGATGTGACTTCTGTTCCGAGATATTCCCTCATTGAGAATCATGGGTAAAGTCCTGTTACTAGATTCTCTAGAACTGATTAAGTTTGTTCAGTGAGCACTTGGTTCTGGAGCATTAAGTTGAGTCAAGTGACCATAGGTTTAGCTCCTCTAGCGACGTGCTCTTGGCATGGTTGAATATCCCAATGTTCATCTTGTCATACTAAATGGTATGTGAGCTTAAAATTTAAAGCGTATGGCAGAAGTCCCTGGCCGTTCTATTTTAGGTTGAAGCTTGGACCTGTGTTGCACTCTAATGGCTAATGTTGCCCACAGTCATCTGTTCTGGCTAGGAATTGGTTTGATCTATGAACTCCTACAGTGTTAAACCCATAAACCATGACGTGGGCAACTGGTTGTAAACCTGTGTTTGGGCATCAAGTCTTAGATGCAGGCAAAAGCTAGCGGAGTCCATCACATGAAGACTGCAGCTGGCAGATCAATGTGGTATTTTTCTCCAGTAAGGAAGTTAGACCTTATTATGTGGAGGATGTTAACTATGGTGACCGCCCAGTTAAATGTGGGTCCAGGTGCATGGACCCACATTTCTTGAGCTGCTCTACCCACTTTGTCCCTGAGAATTAGGGTAAGGTCTGTTGACTTGATGCTATAGACTCATTGAATTGTCACCCACTCTTTATCAGGTGCCTTGTGGATGCCAAGGCTACGGCTTCCAGCTCCCACTTCTTGCCTCGGACCCAGGAAGACAAGATCCGGTTCCAGCTGGAGGCTTTCATGTTCCAGGGAGGATCCAGTCCTTCTGTACGTACTATATTGACTGAATCCGCGTCCTCTTCCCATCTGCTTTGGTTTTGTGAACCCTTACCGGTGTCTCTTGCAGATCTACATAACTTGTACCGTGAAGGCCACTCTTGCTTCTGCACCCAGTGACGCTCTCCACAAATCCTGTTCCTTTTCCAACGGGTATGTTCATGCTGCTTAAGAACACAATGACGCTGCCGTGTCTGATTGTTCTTGTTGCAGGTGGCTTGCTGCTGATGGGAACCACCAGGTTTGTGCTTGCTGTGACTCAACTTGTGGCCCTGAAGGGGGACGTGATGCTCCTATTGGGGGTAGGTAGCTGCTTTAAGATTGCTTCTGACACTTCACATGCTCTACTTGACTTGGGTATTTGCCTTTTTCAATAGGTGTTCATTGGGAAGGCAAGGCCTCCCTCGGTCCTGTAGTGGTTCAAGGGCGACAGAAGACTTTAGGTGGACCCCAATAAATGGGGGGGGTAATACTTATTGCTGGCTTTCAATAAATGGAAGAACCTATTCTTGTTTCTGATCTTGTGTAGCTGAACCAATTTGGATTTGTGCTGTAAATGTGGGGGAGTTGGTTGTACTACTGTCGCTTCTCTTTCTAGAGCAGTTCAGTTTGTGGGCaagttttctttctttaaagaaACCGGTGGCCTGAAGCAGTTGAAATAAGTAATTTATTGCCCATGATGCTATAAGTTTCTGCCAACCGACGTGTCCACCCAAAGCTTTCCACTTGAACACTAGATATTTTCTATGCACCTTATGCTGTGACCTAAACCTTTTAATTTCCAAATTGGTTAAGTTAAAGTGAACCGTTTTACTTCTCCTTGCATCACAATTAAGTGTTTCCCAATGTGCCTTGATAGTCCACCCATTACAAATCAGTTTCAATTTGTAGTAAGTCGTTGCTTTAAACCATACGTGCAGCATCCAGTTCAAACAAAGGCAGTGCCATCTAcgtaaaagtatatatttgtaaggtgcaattaaaattatttgtacTGCATTTAATTCCTTATCTGCAGAAACTCAAGTCGCATTTTATATAGCCCTTTTCCCAATACAGATTGTAACCAATCAACTGAACTGCATTAAATGGGGAAAGCCATGTCAAAGCAAAAGGCTTTGAAAATGAGTGCGGTCCAGGGGTTTTCTTTAatggagtgtctatttacactaactgTAAATAACCCGCCTTGTAATTAATGATGAACTAAAAGAATAAAAGGTTTAATATGAAATTTTGTTCAGACAACTGTGCTTGACCAATTTTTACAACATTTGGGTGAATCGGAGGTATTTCTGCATGATGTCTGTTAAAAAATCTGATAGATCTATGTCAGTTTCTCTTCTAAAAGTCTATTTTACATCTGAAAGGACACATCCTATGGACATATTGCAGATAAGCACACACTCTAAAAAAATACGTCTTGCAGACATCAAATAGACGTCTTCGTGATGTACATGTGCTATCATGGTCGGATTAACAatgttctttttatatatatagtttcacatATATCACCTTCATAAATTTTGTGACTCAAGAGATCCCCTAACACTGCACAATATAGGCCTGATGTacttcatcaaataatcctggaataaaaacatattaacctCTTTATATTTCAGTGAATTTTTCTGAGTTTTAAGTTTGGACGTTTCCCCATGACCACTCCCTCTGCTTGGTCTTTAAAAATGGCTGACATTAATTTAGTGATCGAATGTAACactcttatggaaatatgataatattttataattacaatataaatctgaatttttttttttttttttacttatccaaaatcaacatctcaggaaaatgtttTGTGACTTTCTGTTATGAAACGGGACATTGATTGTCCACTATGGAGGACACCAggactaaaagcatgtttattatgtattttgcCAGACACAACAAATTAAtagggaaataaattatatttcaataatcctttgaaatattagaaattatgattttttttttcaattattactcccatttttacacttcttttttcattacattttaccccaagaacacattaatatgcaaactaGATACACCATATTTACACATTGTAGCACATATGACACACATTGTATATAATAGGAAAACCCTCTTCAGgcaattttacacacacactgcataaaGCAAAATGGTATATCAAATCATCATGTTATATCTTTCATTAATTGAGATTCATCTTTAAACAAAGGTTGgaataaaaaaatcctgaaaccTAAAAATGTATCGATGAATTATTGTTTTTGCCCTTTCAATTTCATtagtgtcattattattattattattattattattatttattgagtcCTGCTGTCACTTACAGAGGACATACcataacatattaataaaatatatatttttttaaatagttttttttttcttacgctCTTAACAATGTAATgacataaaaaactaataataataataataaattaattaattaaaaaattatctgtctctgattaaaaaaaaaatatatataacaaaatataatttaaacagagataatatacaatatatttttttcaacaaataaagcaaccttggtgagcatctttcaaaaacattaaaaatacccTTATTCtcaaaatttgaattatttatttatttatttatttatttagattaatctCACTGATTCTCTAGAATAGAACTAACTTACATATGACAAAGACAATATAGTTGAATGTGTTTGATGCTTGACTTACCGGTgtgaacaaaataatattaaaaacacttaTGCAGTTCTATATGTTAGTAAACTGTGCTAGTTTTATTGGGAAATACAGTCAGGTAACTAGTCACTACCTTTTGTTAAGTGCTCCCCAACCCTGCTCCTCTGTCCTGCTCATATCATGAACCAAACACGGCCGGTGATTTGCTCATCTCAGAGCTTGGGCCAAAAGCTAGAAAGCCCATATGGTGCtcagcacacacagacagaggCTTCACAGCATTCTCAGCCTAATGCAAATCCCCAGTATCAAACAGTGAAGTGGGACTAttagtgtgtgtgttatctgtacATGCAGCCCAACAAGTCCCGTTCCACTTCAGCTTCCGCCGAAGCATTTCACTGGCCCCGTGCTTCTTCACGCTCTCTGTCCATTTGCAGCTACGCGTTCAGCTCTCACCAGCCCAATTTTTTGCCCTGGTGGAGCAATTGCTTTGCTCTGTAAAAACAGCAGTTACATGACCTGACCGAGTCTCTGGTCTCTGCTGGGGGAAATAGATGGCACTTCTAACAGATTCCTTGAAATGTTTGCTTTCAAGGTAAAGTGTGTAATTTCAGCTCATCTTTCATTTGATGGGCTcaggattatttatttaaactattaaaaataataataataataataataataacaataataataataataataatataagataaaataaaataatataaaaaaaatataaaataataaaaaaataataataataataaaattaaattataaaataaattaataatttaaataatttaaataatttaaataatttaaataaataaaataaaataaataaaaaaataaaaaaattaaaaaataaaataaaatataaataaatacataaatacataaaataaaataaaataaataaaaataataattgcactccACAATGCAACTGAAGCCGTAATTTTATAAAGCTACGGGATAACTTTttgtgcaaaaaacattgtactcTCAGGAATGGTGGCAGAGattgacacagaagagaagaactgataaataaagtgtttatttttattttctttgcacacagaAAGTATtgtcatagcttcataaaattacggctGAACCACTGACATCACATGAACTATTGTAATAATGTCCTTACTCCCTTTCTTGTTCTTGTCTATGCAAGGTCAGacagctctcggatttcatcagaaatatcctaatttgtgttcagaagatgaacgaaggtctcacgggtttagaacgtgtaattaatgacaggatttCACCATCGCAGTCTATGACTCCTAAAACAAAAACGTACAAATACACAACACGTCAGATTTCAtagggaattttttttatttatttttttttaatacaaatctcCCAACTGTATTATGTACCAATCTATTTCAATTCAATACAGGCAAACCTTTCTCGTCTGCGTTATCACAGGGAATTCAGTGCGGAACAAGAGAGCACCGCTGtgaatgtattactattgttgcATTCACTGCA
Coding sequences:
- the LOC113085855 gene encoding zona pellucida sperm-binding protein 3-like isoform X2 — protein: MGFLQGVLVLVVIVAFDLKSALGSLKHRQSPSSRKPQSAPASRVPDLSSQGFLNPFQKASQLPSLDYRKFAQEPLGLQEKQLLQGPVKPLDWKFPVVPEVQRELAVNFQLRKPVTPSSVAVQCSEDRVHVEVKKDMFSNGQLIQPSGLSMGGCPVVGEDSASGVLILEYALQDCNSVLMMTADELVYTFAVTYTPVAFAGTPITRTEGAVVGLQCHYQRLHNVSSDALNPTWVPYASTEVGQDVLVFSMNLMLDDWANQRPSNVYYLGDIINIEASVKVYNHVPLRVFVDRCVATQVPDVTSVPRYSLIENHGCLVDAKATASSSHFLPRTQEDKIRFQLEAFMFQGGSSPSIYITCTVKATLASAPSDALHKSCSFSNGWLAADGNHQVCACCDSTCGPEGGRDAPIGGVHWEGKASLGPVVVQGRQKTLGGPQ
- the LOC113085855 gene encoding zona pellucida sperm-binding protein 3-like isoform X1: MGFLQGVLVLVVIVAFDLKSALGSLKHRQSPSSRKPQSAPASRVPDLSSQGFLNPFQKASQLPSLDYRKFAQEPLGLQEKQLLQGPVKPLDWKFPVVPEVQRELAVNFQLRKPVTPSSVAVQCSEDRVHVEVKKDMFSNGQLIQPSGLSMGGCPVVGEDSASGVLILEYALQDCNSVLMMTADELVYTFAVTYTPVAFAGTPITRTEGAVVGLQCHYQRLHNVSSDALNPTWVPYASTEVGQDVLVFSMNLMLDDWANQRPSNVYYLGDIINIEASVKVYNHVPLRVFVDRCVATQVPDVTSVPRYSLIENHGCLVDAKATASSSHFLPRTQEDKIRFQLEAFMFQGGSSPSIYITCTVKATLASAPSDALHKSCSFSNGWLAADGNHQVCACCDSTCGPEGGRDAPIGVGVHWEGKASLGPVVVQGRQKTLGGPQ